The stretch of DNA TTTAAATTATTCACATGCCAATTTGTGGATTTTCTCCCCTTACTATTTGTTCTTTTAAGACAAGCAAGCACTTAAGCAATACATGGCAATTACGCTAAAAGCACACTAATGCATTGTTTTTgatacatttcaaaagaaaaaaatctatctgtAATCATTTCATATGCTTTAGGAGCTGAAATACTCTATGCCTAATttgacaaaaaaatattttgaaatacactATGGTGAAGTTAGAAGAAGAAAAGTCCAGTATTCTTTTGACTTTGTGAACTTAaatcaggttttgtttttttaaacacaatgcCATGTTTTGCTGATCTTTCTACAGAAATATCTTCTCCGATGTCTACAAAGCACAATGTCAAATTAATCTGTGATTTGAAAGCTCTTACCTTTCTTACCAGTGTATTAGGTAATTTCCTGATCTTCTCTACTTGTTCTGGATTAACACCCAATTCACAGCAACTCACTCTGAGCAGATCTTGATAGGTCAGTTCTTGTCTGTCTAGTTCAATTTCAATGAAGTCATTGTCTCTGAGGTTCTGGACTCTTACCTTAAGCACAAGTTCTAattgaaaaaaaagattgaaataaaaggtttttttcccctcaaaaatatCCCCCAAACCTAATGCTAAAGTATCTACAGTTATCTTCTGAATTCAGGTTTTTTAAGTACAATACCCATTATCTCACTGAGACATACTGTGCAATTAATTGAAGGTTTTATTTCAACAACGGTGGTTGAGACAGAACAGAAATGCACAGGGGAAGCATGTTTACAATGTTAAAAATCTGATCCATCCAGTTATAAAGTCAAGTTGCTACCAAACTATCAGAGATGTACTTTTTGCTATATATGTTTTGCAAAATTAGGATTTTAGGTTGCTTGGGCATAAAGACTGATCCTTCCAtgggaggaaaataaaaagagcttGCAAAGGGTTACTATGTTTAAAATACTGTATAACCAATTATCTTACTTaggagagcagaaaaaaagtcCTAGGtatcattttgttctttttagcCAAAAATCAACATCTCTGCCTCCATTCCAAATTCATCTGAAAGCCAAATGAATCATTTTAACTTCAGCTTTCAACTAGTAACCAAAATAATACAGAACAGTATATAATAGAAAGATGGGAAATTACACTTCATTACCTTGCATGTTATATGGGAAAGTtccagtaaagaaaaagggctgaaACGTCGGTGCAGGACCAGTAGGTGAACCCTTCGTTTGCTGAGGTATAGCCTGCTTTGATGCTACTGGAGAAAACAGACCTCTACTATGAGACAAGGATGGTTGGCAAATAGGGCCATTCTGTACATTCGGCTTTATGCATTTTGGTGCTGTGATAGTTGCCGACGGGGTGGGCAGCTGTTCTGCGGTGTCTAATGCAGGAAAATCATCTTCACCGTTCAATGATGTAGGCGTGCAAATGCTTTCAACCTGAGTTGCTGATGAACAAGGACTAGTTTCACACTgggaagcagatgacatggagacgCTTTCATTCTGGGATTCCACCAAGTTGTCTGGAATGCTTTCTTTAGTGTAAATATAAGGGAATGGTGGATTGGCCAAATAGTTTGCAACAATTGGCAAATTGAAATCTTTTACTTCTTgacattcattttcttcctctatCAATGCAGTTCAAAAATAGAGGGATAGGAagtggagagaggggaagaaaaaagttattAGATAGAtctttctcattttgaaaataaagttttcttaGTGTGTCTTAAAACTACAGTATCTCATTTTGAGGTAATCATAAGGATGAT from Apteryx mantelli isolate bAptMan1 chromosome 19, bAptMan1.hap1, whole genome shotgun sequence encodes:
- the LOC106485141 gene encoding ankyrin repeat domain-containing protein 40-like isoform X1, with protein sequence MSGPSEARELPERLREAAALGDVEEVRRLLRAGADINSRNEINGWTCLHWACKRNHAQVVSCLLDAGADKAILTATGELAAQLTSKPGIRKLLGEEENECQEVKDFNLPIVANYLANPPFPYIYTKESIPDNLVESQNESVSMSSASQCETSPCSSATQVESICTPTSLNGEDDFPALDTAEQLPTPSATITAPKCIKPNVQNGPICQPSLSHSRGLFSPVASKQAIPQQTKGSPTGPAPTFQPFFFTGTFPYNMQELVLKVRVQNLRDNDFIEIELDRQELTYQDLLRVSCCELGVNPEQVEKIRKLPNTLVRKDKDVARLQDFQELELVLAKSDNSPFRNAASTLTERPCYNSRASKLTY
- the LOC106485141 gene encoding ankyrin repeat domain-containing protein 40-like isoform X2, whose protein sequence is MSGPSEARELPERLREAAALGDVEEVRRLLRAGADINSRNEINGWTCLHWACKRNHAQVVSCLLDAGADKAILTATGELAAQLTSKPGIRKLLGEEENECQEVKDFNLPIVANYLANPPFPYIYTKESIPDNLVESQNESVSMSSASQCETSPCSSATQVESICTPTSLNGEDDFPALDTAEQLPTPSATITAPKCIKPNVQNGPICQPSLSHSRGLFSPVASKQAIPQQTKGSPTGPAPTFQPFFFTGTFPYNMQELVLKVRVQNLRDNDFIEIELDRQELTYQDLLRVSCCELGVNPEQVEKIRKLPNTLDKDVARLQDFQELELVLAKSDNSPFRNAASTLTERPCYNSRASKLTY